A stretch of Arthrobacter sp. NEB 688 DNA encodes these proteins:
- a CDS encoding class I SAM-dependent methyltransferase, which translates to MYEWLIGDDKLTPADAAAVYYSDAVGSLPPEARVLDCACGTGQLAVGLASLGLDVVAADASDGMVRRTEQVASEQGVSLRALRASWEELPDHLEDSTFDVVFCVGNSLGHAEGAAGRMTALGAMSRLLTPGGRLVLTSRNWERVRSAGSRVDVRDRLIRRNDRDAVVSYYWQIEPRWDQEHFLEIVVAQIEPNGAVRASSERLSIWPYRYEDLVAQLHSVGLTIQSTTFDADSDGYVVVACREKAEGNSESVR; encoded by the coding sequence GTGTACGAGTGGTTGATCGGGGACGACAAGCTGACCCCCGCCGATGCAGCTGCGGTCTACTACAGCGATGCCGTGGGCTCTCTGCCACCCGAAGCGCGCGTCCTCGACTGCGCGTGTGGAACCGGGCAGCTCGCCGTCGGTCTCGCGAGTCTCGGCCTTGATGTGGTCGCCGCAGACGCCAGCGATGGGATGGTTCGTCGGACCGAGCAGGTCGCCAGCGAGCAGGGTGTCTCGCTTCGAGCCCTCCGCGCGAGCTGGGAGGAGCTGCCCGACCACCTGGAGGACTCAACGTTTGATGTGGTTTTCTGCGTCGGCAACTCGCTCGGGCACGCCGAGGGCGCGGCTGGGCGCATGACCGCGCTGGGGGCCATGTCGCGGCTGCTGACTCCGGGCGGCCGCCTCGTGCTCACGTCACGCAACTGGGAGCGCGTGCGCTCCGCCGGCTCACGGGTGGACGTTCGCGATCGACTCATCCGCCGCAACGACCGCGATGCGGTCGTTAGCTACTACTGGCAGATCGAGCCGCGGTGGGACCAGGAGCACTTCCTCGAGATCGTGGTCGCCCAGATCGAGCCAAATGGGGCAGTGCGCGCCAGCTCGGAGCGGTTGTCCATCTGGCCCTACCGATACGAAGACCTTGTGGCGCAGTTGCACAGCGTTGGGCTCACGATCCAGTCGACCACCTTCGACGCCGACAGCGACGGATACGTGGTGGTCGCGTGCCGCGAGAAGGCGGAAGGCAACTCCGAGTCGGTGCGCTGA
- a CDS encoding LysR family transcriptional regulator ArgP — protein MMIPSELIETLTAVVRDGTFDAAARSLHLTPSAVSQRIKALEQRVGRVLVVRSKPVRATEAGEALLRLGRQLTLLEDETLRRLGTETTHDRPTTLAIAVNADSLATWILPPLARVAAREPVVFDLVRDDQDHTADLLASGAVMAAVAGDANPVPGCTSTPLGRMRYRAYATPAYAARWCPDGLTAAALGRAPRLDFDRKDTLQERFSRRLARRTLNPPQHFVPASADFAVATRLGLGWAMLPAEHAHAAVAAGQLVDLAPGQHLDVPLHWHQWKLHSTLLDAAAHEIHAEATRALH, from the coding sequence ATGATGATCCCCTCCGAGCTGATCGAGACGCTCACCGCCGTCGTCCGGGACGGCACGTTCGACGCGGCCGCTCGGTCGCTGCACCTGACCCCCAGTGCGGTCAGCCAGCGCATCAAGGCCCTCGAGCAGCGAGTAGGCCGAGTGCTCGTGGTCCGCTCCAAGCCGGTGCGCGCCACCGAAGCCGGCGAGGCCCTGCTGCGCCTGGGACGGCAGCTGACCCTGCTCGAGGACGAGACGCTGCGCCGGCTCGGCACCGAGACCACGCATGACCGGCCCACCACGCTGGCCATCGCCGTCAACGCGGACTCGCTCGCGACGTGGATCCTCCCCCCGCTCGCGCGGGTCGCCGCCCGCGAACCGGTCGTCTTCGACCTCGTGCGCGACGACCAGGACCACACCGCCGACCTGCTGGCCTCCGGCGCCGTGATGGCAGCCGTGGCCGGTGACGCGAACCCCGTGCCGGGGTGCACCTCCACCCCCTTGGGGCGGATGCGCTACCGCGCCTACGCCACACCCGCCTACGCCGCCCGCTGGTGCCCCGACGGACTGACCGCCGCCGCACTGGGTCGCGCCCCACGCCTGGACTTCGACCGTAAGGACACCTTGCAGGAACGGTTCTCCCGCCGCCTCGCCCGCCGCACCCTGAACCCGCCCCAACACTTCGTCCCCGCCTCGGCCGACTTCGCCGTCGCCACACGACTCGGCCTCGGCTGGGCCATGCTCCCGGCGGAACACGCCCACGCGGCCGTGGCCGCCGGACAGCTCGTCGACCTCGCCCCAGGCCAGCACCTCGACGTCCCCCTGCACTGGCACCAGTGGAAGCTCCACTCCACGCTGCTCGACGCCGCCGCCCACGAGATCCACGCCGAAGCCACGCGGGCCCTGCACTAG
- a CDS encoding antibiotic biosynthesis monooxygenase, with the protein MICCQFVFAPGGYDEEFHRLDQEIDAYARALPGFVSAQTWTAPERGLVNAIYYFTDTASVRELARFPAHREAKDHVHRWYQGYQVVISNVTATYGDDRLTTHP; encoded by the coding sequence ATGATCTGCTGCCAGTTCGTCTTCGCTCCCGGCGGGTACGACGAGGAGTTCCACCGCCTCGACCAGGAGATCGACGCCTACGCCCGCGCCCTGCCCGGATTCGTCAGCGCGCAGACGTGGACCGCTCCCGAGCGCGGCCTGGTCAACGCCATCTACTACTTCACCGACACGGCCTCGGTCCGAGAGCTCGCCCGCTTCCCCGCCCACCGAGAAGCCAAGGACCACGTCCACCGCTGGTACCAGGGCTACCAGGTCGTCATCAGCAACGTCACCGCCACCTACGGAGACGACCGACTCACCACCCACCCGTGA
- a CDS encoding antibiotic biosynthesis monooxygenase → MAVDRGLLATLKAKPGKGDELGEFLRKGRELAAQEDGTVTWYAFRLDDTTYGIFDTFESEDARQAHVNGQIPAALQDVASDLLAEDAVISPIDVLAVK, encoded by the coding sequence ATGGCTGTCGACCGAGGACTGCTGGCGACGTTGAAGGCCAAGCCCGGCAAGGGGGATGAGCTGGGAGAGTTCTTGAGGAAGGGCCGGGAGCTGGCAGCTCAGGAGGATGGCACCGTCACTTGGTACGCGTTCCGACTCGACGACACGACGTACGGGATCTTCGACACCTTCGAGAGCGAAGACGCTCGTCAGGCCCACGTCAACGGCCAGATCCCGGCGGCACTTCAGGATGTCGCCTCAGACCTGCTGGCTGAGGATGCGGTGATCTCACCGATCGACGTGCTCGCGGTCAAGTAG
- a CDS encoding LysE family transporter has product MNSPNLAAAAVSGLGLGLGLIVAIGAQNAFVLRQGIRREHVLVVVVICIGSDAALIAAGVGGAGALFTSAPWLVGVATWAGALFLLAYAAMAAARAWRGPAREGQALRVDAGPDDRPMPDVATGGVPATHVAGGGSVPSAAAGTTLTAQVPAPSARRPRGRLGVVATTLALTWLNPHVYLDTVVLLGSVGSTHGQARWAFAAGAIAGSTLWFSSLGLAARVLAPVFARPRAWRILDGIIAAVMTCIAIALVAGA; this is encoded by the coding sequence ATGAACTCACCCAACCTTGCCGCTGCTGCCGTGTCAGGCCTCGGGCTCGGCCTGGGTCTGATCGTCGCGATCGGCGCGCAAAACGCGTTCGTGCTGAGGCAGGGCATCCGCCGGGAGCACGTGCTGGTGGTGGTCGTGATCTGCATCGGATCCGACGCGGCCCTCATCGCCGCCGGTGTCGGTGGAGCCGGGGCACTCTTCACTAGCGCGCCGTGGCTGGTCGGTGTCGCGACCTGGGCCGGCGCGCTGTTCCTGCTGGCGTACGCGGCGATGGCGGCCGCGCGCGCGTGGCGAGGTCCCGCCCGCGAGGGGCAGGCACTCCGCGTCGACGCCGGCCCTGACGATCGCCCGATGCCGGACGTGGCGACCGGTGGCGTACCCGCGACGCACGTCGCGGGGGGCGGATCGGTCCCGTCGGCGGCCGCCGGGACGACCCTCACGGCGCAGGTGCCAGCCCCGTCCGCGCGGCGACCGCGCGGTCGCCTGGGTGTCGTGGCGACCACGCTGGCGCTGACCTGGCTCAACCCGCACGTCTACTTGGACACCGTCGTCCTGCTCGGCTCCGTCGGCTCGACCCACGGGCAGGCGCGATGGGCGTTCGCCGCCGGCGCCATCGCCGGGAGCACGCTGTGGTTCTCCAGCCTTGGGCTCGCCGCACGGGTCCTGGCTCCGGTCTTCGCGCGGCCACGCGCGTGGCGCATCCTCGACGGCATCATCGCTGCGGTCATGACGTGCATCGCGATCGCTCTCGTAGCCGGTGCCTGA